The Neobacillus sp. OS1-2 genome includes a window with the following:
- a CDS encoding group II intron maturase-specific domain-containing protein codes for MRKSTSRKQPGTFEEIIKKINQLTTGWINYYCIARMKQFIINIRKWLNHRLRQLIWKRWKKPKTKYRMLRKYGISHDDAMKLANSRKGYWRISKSEILHQAITKEKLTKWGLKDISQLYELRYLKD; via the coding sequence TTGAGAAAGTCGACCAGTCGAAAACAACCGGGAACTTTCGAAGAAATCATCAAGAAGATAAACCAGTTAACCACTGGATGGATTAACTACTACTGTATAGCTCGTATGAAACAATTTATCATTAACATCCGGAAGTGGTTAAACCACCGACTTAGACAACTCATTTGGAAACGATGGAAAAAGCCAAAGACCAAATACAGAATGCTTCGCAAATATGGAATCAGTCATGACGATGCCATGAAATTAGCTAATTCGCGGAAGGGATATTGGCGCATATCCAAAAGTGAAATCCTACATCAAGCGATAACAAAAGAAAAACTCACAAAGTGGGGATTGAAAGACATTTCCCAACTTTATGAGCTTAGATACTTAAAAGATTGA
- a CDS encoding DNA repair exonuclease, whose protein sequence is MKKISFIHAADLHLDSPMIGLKHLPAPIFSRVKESTFIALKKLTAAAIEREVDFVVLAGDLFDGEDRSLRAQSRFRTEMLKLAEKDIPVYVVHGNHDHLNGSWVHLDMPENVHVFHGEVETMMLYTKTGECVHLYGFSYPTRHVFDRKIDDYKKAEGADFHIGILHGNESTGKEHDNYAPFSVKDLLEKDFDYWALGHIHKRSVLSENPPIIYPGNIQGRNKKESGSKGFYYITLTDLDTKMDFIESSDMIWEEAVIDAASANSFHDVLRLCQAAINTIRRAQIGTLVTLYLKNIYLPNDDEKKSLNVELLDLLLEDEKDEESFVWVVDLVITESLPIDKEQLKTETNFYGELFETIDHFDQFDSALAPLYEHPFGRKYLSHLSLEEQNELLEKAEKTLIELLYHS, encoded by the coding sequence ATGAAAAAGATATCGTTTATTCATGCAGCAGATCTACATTTGGATAGCCCGATGATCGGATTAAAGCATTTACCAGCACCTATTTTTTCTAGGGTAAAAGAGAGTACCTTTATAGCATTGAAAAAGCTGACAGCAGCTGCGATCGAGCGGGAAGTTGATTTTGTCGTCTTGGCAGGAGATTTATTCGATGGAGAGGACCGCAGTTTGAGGGCACAATCTCGCTTTCGTACGGAAATGCTAAAGCTTGCTGAGAAGGATATTCCCGTTTATGTTGTACATGGAAATCACGATCATTTAAATGGTTCTTGGGTGCATTTGGACATGCCTGAGAATGTTCATGTTTTTCATGGTGAGGTTGAAACAATGATGCTCTATACCAAGACCGGTGAATGCGTTCATCTTTATGGATTTAGTTATCCTACAAGGCATGTGTTTGATCGGAAAATAGATGATTATAAGAAAGCTGAGGGGGCAGATTTTCATATTGGCATTCTTCATGGTAATGAAAGCACGGGAAAGGAGCATGACAACTATGCTCCATTTTCAGTCAAGGATTTACTGGAAAAAGACTTTGATTATTGGGCATTAGGACATATTCATAAACGTTCTGTATTGTCTGAGAATCCCCCGATTATCTATCCCGGCAATATTCAAGGAAGAAATAAGAAAGAGTCCGGCAGTAAAGGGTTTTATTATATTACATTGACAGACCTGGATACAAAAATGGATTTTATCGAGTCATCTGATATGATCTGGGAGGAAGCTGTCATTGATGCCGCCTCAGCGAATAGTTTTCACGATGTACTTCGTTTATGCCAAGCGGCTATCAACACTATTCGAAGAGCTCAAATAGGAACACTGGTAACTCTTTATTTGAAAAATATATATCTACCCAATGATGATGAAAAAAAAAGCTTGAACGTGGAACTTTTAGACCTCCTACTAGAGGATGAAAAGGATGAAGAGTCCTTTGTTTGGGTTGTCGACTTAGTCATCACGGAAAGTCTGCCAATCGATAAAGAGCAGTTGAAAACAGAAACCAATTTTTATGGAGAGCTATTTGAAACAATTGATCATTTCGATCAATTTGATTCTGCGTTAGCACCCTTGTATGAGCATCCGTTTGGGAGAAAATATTTGTCCCATTTATCACTTGAGGAACAA
- the ltrA gene encoding group II intron reverse transcriptase/maturase, whose amino-acid sequence MDMKEQDGIKLINKVIANENLWKAYEKVKSNKGAPGVDGITVYQLKTHMEKHFQPLKQKLLDGTYQPQPVRRVAIPKSDGSKRYLGIPCVLDRVVQQAILQVIEPIIDPYFSDKSFGFRKGRNAHQAIKLAEQHYQEGYRVVVDCDLRSYFDTIHHQKVRAYLEEFISDKTVLKLIWKFLRSGILDKDIYIETTEGAPQGGPLSPILANVYLNKLDRKLEERGHRFIRYADDFVIYVKSKRAGERVMNNVTSYIESDLGLTINQKKSKVCGATSATFLGFNLQNLMGKSVADLASRQNNDLKIN is encoded by the coding sequence ATGGATATGAAAGAACAAGATGGTATCAAATTAATCAACAAAGTTATCGCAAATGAAAACCTTTGGAAAGCATATGAAAAGGTGAAAAGTAACAAAGGAGCTCCCGGGGTTGATGGGATTACCGTATATCAATTGAAAACACATATGGAAAAGCACTTCCAACCTCTTAAACAGAAGCTTTTGGATGGGACTTACCAGCCCCAACCCGTTAGAAGGGTTGCCATTCCAAAATCAGACGGTTCCAAAAGATATTTGGGGATACCTTGTGTGTTGGATAGAGTGGTACAACAAGCTATCCTCCAAGTAATTGAACCAATAATAGACCCATACTTTTCTGACAAGAGCTTTGGTTTTCGTAAAGGTAGGAATGCACACCAGGCAATTAAACTTGCCGAACAGCATTATCAAGAAGGATACCGAGTAGTAGTGGACTGCGACTTAAGAAGCTACTTTGACACAATCCACCACCAAAAAGTTAGAGCATATTTGGAAGAGTTCATCTCGGATAAAACCGTTCTTAAATTGATTTGGAAATTCCTTCGCTCAGGCATTCTAGACAAAGATATCTATATTGAAACCACAGAGGGAGCACCGCAAGGTGGACCGTTATCCCCCATTTTAGCAAATGTCTATTTGAACAAATTAGACAGAAAACTAGAAGAGAGAGGACACCGTTTTATTAGATACGCAGATGACTTCGTCATCTATGTCAAAAGCAAACGAGCTGGAGAAAGGGTAATGAATAATGTCACTAGCTATATCGAAAGTGACCTTGGACTAACCATTAACCAAAAGAAAAGTAAAGTCTGTGGGGCAACTTCGGCTACATTCCTTGGTTTCAATCTACAAAACCTCATGGGAAAGTCGGTTGCCGACCTAGCAAGTCGGCAAAACAACGATTTAAAGATAAATTGA
- a CDS encoding enoyl-CoA hydratase: MSINFTTDKVNLRVVDRVATLEMNRPESLNSMDTDVIKGLVCKLKELSDSDDVDIVVITGKGRAFSAGGDIKTMLSNMNESDFFPVMDCISELIITLYSMPKLTISAVTGAAAGLGFSLALATDYIIADKASKLAMNFIGIGLIPDGGAHFFLEKRLGETKAKQVIWDGKMLSAEEAFKLGLIQEVAGEDLQEALDTRIADWLSRPVQAMIKTKKIMAEKNRPQLLKILELEKYGQQKMRETIDHQEGIKAFIEKRKPRFIGQ; encoded by the coding sequence GTGTCAATCAATTTTACAACGGATAAGGTAAATTTACGAGTTGTTGACCGCGTTGCAACACTGGAAATGAACAGACCGGAATCTTTAAACTCGATGGATACGGATGTCATTAAGGGGCTAGTTTGCAAACTAAAGGAATTAAGTGATTCTGATGATGTTGATATTGTTGTCATAACAGGTAAGGGGAGAGCCTTCTCAGCTGGCGGTGATATTAAAACAATGCTTTCAAACATGAATGAGAGCGATTTCTTTCCAGTAATGGATTGCATTAGTGAACTAATCATCACTCTTTATAGCATGCCGAAACTTACCATTAGTGCTGTTACAGGTGCCGCTGCAGGCTTGGGCTTTAGTTTAGCATTGGCGACAGACTATATTATAGCCGATAAAGCTAGCAAATTGGCAATGAATTTTATTGGAATTGGTTTGATTCCTGACGGTGGTGCCCATTTCTTTTTAGAAAAACGATTGGGAGAGACGAAGGCAAAGCAAGTCATCTGGGATGGAAAAATGCTTAGTGCCGAAGAAGCGTTCAAGCTGGGACTGATTCAAGAGGTAGCAGGAGAAGACCTCCAGGAGGCTTTGGATACTAGAATTGCAGATTGGCTAAGTCGTCCGGTTCAGGCAATGATTAAGACGAAAAAAATAATGGCTGAGAAGAATCGACCGCAATTATTAAAAATCCTGGAGTTAGAAAAATATGGCCAGCAAAAAATGCGGGAAACGATTGATCACCAAGAAGGAATAAAGGCCTTTATTGAAAAAAGGAAACCACGTTTCATTGGACAGTAA
- a CDS encoding YhzD family protein, protein MKNYKLTAFEATGEKLLDETFQAENDDAAKKLGEQLLVEKNLLAKTHRCTSPNGKLLLFHS, encoded by the coding sequence GTGAAGAATTATAAATTAACTGCATTTGAAGCAACTGGCGAAAAGCTTTTAGACGAAACCTTTCAGGCGGAAAATGACGATGCAGCAAAGAAACTAGGGGAACAACTATTAGTAGAGAAAAACTTATTAGCAAAAACACATCGCTGCACATCACCAAATGGCAAACTCTTACTTTTCCATTCGTGA
- a CDS encoding ABC transporter ATP-binding protein, with translation MVLKLEHVTKRFGQFLAVDDLSLTIPEKEMFGFLGANGAGKTTTFRMILGLLDNTAGRITWDEQPIDYSTSHLVGYLPEERGLYPKLKVRDQIVYLARLRGMQKSEALIELKSWLERFKIPEYENKKVEELSKGNQQKIQFIAAVVHKPKLLILDEPFSGLDPVNVEMLKEAVLTLKQNGATIVFSSHQMHHVEEMCEHLCIMHKGKTVVHGDLRKIKREFGKKNLIIHADFSLDSLKDYPGVVKATPTMEGSLLQIEGERVAESILKEIVNKGFIRKFALEEPSLNDIFIEKVGNSYE, from the coding sequence ATGGTTCTAAAACTTGAACATGTCACAAAACGGTTTGGGCAGTTTTTGGCCGTTGACGATTTATCCTTAACAATCCCTGAAAAAGAAATGTTTGGCTTTTTAGGGGCTAACGGGGCCGGAAAGACAACCACGTTTCGGATGATTTTAGGTTTGCTCGATAATACCGCCGGAAGAATTACCTGGGATGAGCAGCCGATTGATTATTCCACCAGCCATTTAGTCGGCTATCTTCCCGAGGAAAGAGGATTATACCCGAAGTTGAAAGTCCGAGATCAAATTGTCTATTTAGCGAGATTAAGAGGGATGCAGAAGAGTGAGGCGCTGATTGAACTAAAATCTTGGTTGGAGCGCTTTAAAATCCCAGAGTATGAAAATAAAAAAGTGGAGGAACTGTCAAAAGGGAACCAGCAGAAAATTCAGTTCATTGCTGCTGTTGTACATAAACCGAAATTATTAATCCTTGACGAACCATTTAGCGGGCTTGACCCGGTCAATGTGGAAATGCTCAAGGAGGCTGTCTTAACCCTTAAACAAAATGGGGCCACCATTGTATTTTCCAGCCATCAAATGCATCATGTCGAGGAGATGTGCGAACATCTTTGCATTATGCATAAAGGAAAAACGGTAGTTCATGGTGACTTAAGGAAGATAAAACGTGAGTTTGGCAAAAAAAATCTCATCATCCATGCCGATTTTTCCCTAGATTCTTTGAAAGATTATCCTGGTGTTGTAAAAGCAACGCCAACAATGGAAGGGAGTCTTCTACAGATTGAAGGAGAAAGAGTGGCAGAAAGTATACTTAAAGAAATTGTTAACAAAGGATTCATCCGAAAATTTGCCCTCGAAGAACCTTCTTTAAATGATATCTTTATCGAGAAAGTGGGTAATTCTTATGAATAG
- a CDS encoding ABC transporter permease: MNSFWIILFHTYLNKLKSKSFIITTIITVVIVLALTNINNIISIFDKNGGKENVAVLDESGKLYEPFKQQLKTINKDINIKLYNGSEKEAEKAVEKGDVSGVIQLGLNDEDLPVATYKAMSIADSSLFTDLQTALQQVKTMLAASQINLAPAQLQKLYEPVSFKKVALEKNAKTEEELNQARGLVYVLLFIIYFAVIMYANMIAMEVATEKSSRVMEILISSVSPIKQMFAKILGIGLLSLTQLAAFLIVGYFSLTKNMDSLKEGFFGVYGFGDIPTATIIYAVIFFILGYFLYATLAAFLGSLVSRIEDVQQMITPMTLMVVAGFMIAMFGLGKPDAAFITATSYIPFFTPMIMFLRVGMLTIPAWEAILGIAILVATIAVLAIFGARVYRGGVLMYGKSNSFKDIKKALQLTKSE, encoded by the coding sequence ATGAATAGCTTTTGGATTATCTTATTTCATACCTATCTAAACAAACTAAAAAGTAAATCGTTTATTATTACCACAATCATCACTGTTGTGATTGTCCTGGCTCTAACGAATATTAATAATATAATCAGTATATTTGATAAAAACGGTGGGAAAGAGAATGTTGCTGTACTGGATGAAAGCGGGAAACTTTACGAACCTTTTAAACAACAGCTAAAAACAATTAACAAAGATATCAATATAAAACTTTACAACGGAAGTGAGAAGGAAGCAGAAAAAGCAGTTGAAAAAGGCGATGTTTCCGGTGTTATTCAGCTGGGGCTTAATGATGAAGACTTGCCGGTAGCAACCTATAAAGCCATGAGCATCGCGGATTCCTCCCTTTTTACTGATCTACAAACTGCTTTGCAGCAAGTGAAAACGATGTTAGCAGCTTCTCAAATTAATTTGGCACCGGCACAGCTGCAAAAGCTTTATGAACCAGTTTCTTTTAAAAAAGTGGCGCTTGAGAAGAATGCCAAAACAGAAGAGGAGCTTAATCAGGCTCGAGGCCTTGTTTACGTCCTCCTATTTATCATCTATTTTGCGGTTATTATGTATGCCAACATGATTGCGATGGAGGTAGCCACAGAAAAGTCCTCGAGGGTAATGGAAATATTAATATCAAGTGTTTCGCCAATCAAGCAAATGTTTGCGAAAATATTGGGTATTGGTCTATTAAGTTTGACACAATTAGCGGCATTTCTGATAGTCGGTTATTTCTCCTTAACCAAAAACATGGATTCATTAAAGGAAGGCTTTTTTGGTGTTTACGGGTTTGGTGATATTCCCACAGCCACCATCATCTATGCCGTCATTTTCTTTATTCTCGGCTATTTCCTCTATGCCACACTTGCAGCCTTTTTGGGCTCACTTGTCAGTCGGATTGAGGATGTACAGCAGATGATTACTCCGATGACGCTAATGGTTGTAGCCGGATTTATGATTGCGATGTTTGGACTTGGTAAACCTGATGCAGCCTTTATTACCGCAACGTCTTATATTCCCTTTTTTACACCGATGATTATGTTCCTGCGTGTTGGGATGCTGACAATCCCGGCGTGGGAGGCGATCTTGGGTATCGCTATCCTTGTTGCTACTATTGCCGTGTTAGCCATTTTTGGGGCACGTGTTTACCGAGGCGGTGTCTTAATGTATGGGAAATCTAATTCCTTTAAAGATATTAAAAAGGCATTGCAATTAACCAAAAGCGAATAA
- a CDS encoding long-chain fatty acid--CoA ligase gives MMQTPLTMTQMIERAEKYFPKKQVVSRTASGIQRFTYNQVAERTRRLADSLTKLGVTKGERVGTLAWNHHRHLEAYFAIPCMGAVLHTINIRLSPQHISYIINHAEDKVLLVDSDILPLLESCAAELKTVKAFIIMTDEKELPKTKLSPVYHYEQLLEEANPDYTYPTDLNENDPAGMCYTSATTGNPKGVVYTHRGIFLHSLALGLADSAAISEKDIALTVVPMFHANAWGMPFAGVWFGTTLVLPGPYFTPKLLAELIEQEKVTITSGVPTIWLGLLRELDEGSYDLNSLRGILCGGSAAPKGMIKAFEQKYNVPFMHAYGMTETSPLALFSTLKSYQEDLDYEERLDLRAKQGTLVPGLEMKVLGKDGEVAWDGNEMGELCLRGPWIASEYYKDERTKDAFHDGWLHTGDVVTIDEEGFVKIVDRTKDLIKSGGEWISSVDLENALMAHEAVFEAAVVAIPHEKWQERPLACVVLKDAYKGKTTKEELIEFLTPQFTKWWIPDEILFLEEIPKTSVGKFLKMALRDQVQKEVTRKS, from the coding sequence ATGATGCAAACACCTTTAACGATGACTCAAATGATTGAGAGGGCAGAAAAGTATTTTCCGAAGAAACAAGTGGTATCCAGGACGGCAAGCGGTATTCAGCGATTTACCTATAACCAAGTTGCCGAAAGAACGAGGAGGCTTGCTGATAGCCTAACCAAATTAGGAGTAACGAAAGGTGAAAGGGTAGGAACATTAGCCTGGAACCATCACCGTCACCTGGAGGCCTATTTTGCAATTCCATGTATGGGTGCCGTTTTGCATACGATTAACATCCGCTTATCACCTCAGCATATATCCTACATTATCAATCATGCCGAAGATAAGGTTCTTCTCGTTGATTCAGACATCCTGCCATTACTCGAAAGCTGTGCGGCAGAATTAAAAACGGTTAAGGCATTTATTATTATGACCGATGAAAAAGAATTACCGAAGACCAAACTCTCTCCTGTTTACCATTATGAGCAGCTTTTAGAAGAAGCAAATCCTGATTATACCTATCCAACAGATCTTAATGAAAATGATCCAGCAGGTATGTGCTATACCTCTGCTACAACCGGGAATCCAAAAGGTGTCGTCTATACTCATCGAGGGATTTTTCTCCACAGTTTGGCTTTAGGCCTTGCAGACAGTGCTGCCATAAGTGAAAAAGATATTGCCCTAACCGTTGTTCCAATGTTCCATGCCAATGCCTGGGGAATGCCGTTTGCGGGAGTCTGGTTCGGAACGACACTAGTTCTTCCAGGGCCATACTTCACGCCAAAATTATTGGCGGAATTGATCGAACAAGAAAAAGTCACGATAACAAGCGGTGTTCCGACCATTTGGCTTGGATTACTTAGAGAGCTTGATGAGGGTTCCTATGATTTAAACAGTTTAAGGGGAATCTTATGCGGTGGTTCAGCAGCGCCGAAAGGAATGATTAAAGCCTTTGAGCAAAAATATAATGTGCCATTCATGCATGCATATGGGATGACGGAGACAAGTCCGCTTGCCCTTTTCTCCACTTTAAAAAGTTACCAAGAAGATTTAGATTATGAGGAACGACTTGATTTGCGGGCCAAACAAGGCACGCTTGTTCCAGGGTTAGAAATGAAAGTTCTTGGTAAGGATGGCGAAGTTGCCTGGGATGGAAATGAAATGGGAGAATTGTGCCTTCGAGGCCCATGGATTGCATCAGAATATTATAAAGACGAGCGGACAAAGGATGCCTTTCACGATGGTTGGCTCCATACGGGAGATGTTGTGACGATTGACGAGGAAGGTTTCGTGAAAATCGTTGACCGGACAAAGGATTTAATTAAAAGTGGCGGGGAATGGATATCATCGGTGGATTTAGAAAATGCTCTAATGGCACATGAGGCGGTTTTTGAAGCGGCAGTTGTTGCCATTCCTCATGAAAAATGGCAGGAACGCCCGCTTGCATGTGTAGTCTTAAAGGATGCATATAAAGGGAAAACCACAAAAGAAGAATTAATAGAATTTCTTACACCGCAGTTTACTAAATGGTGGATTCCAGATGAAATCCTTTTCCTGGAGGAGATTCCTAAGACATCAGTTGGAAAATTCCTGAAGATGGCCTTACGTGATCAAGTTCAAAAAGAAGTAACGCGAAAAAGTTAA